GCCATGTGGGTCGCCGACCAGAGCCTGGAACTGGTCACCACCCCCGAAGGCCTCAAGGGCAAGCTGATCGGCGTGCAGGGTTCGACCTCCAACGCGACCTTCGCCAAGACCTACTACGGCAAGACCTCGACCCTGCGCTACTACACCACCCAGGACGACATGATCGCCGACCTGCAGAGCGGGCGGATCGACGTGATGCTGGCCGACGCCCTGACCATCGAGCCGATCCTCAAGACCGCGGCCGGTGCCGGCCTGGCGGACAAGGGCCTGGCGCCCAAGGACCCGCTGTTCGGTTCCGGCATCGGGGTCGGCCTGCGCAAGGGTGACAGCGCCCTGCAGCAGCGGATCAACACCGCCCTGGCCTCGCTCAAGGCCGATGGCACCTACGACAAGATCCGCAGCCGCTACTTCAGCGTCGACATTTCTGCCAACTAAGCCGTCCGGCCGGCCCGTTTGCGCGGGCCGCCGGCGTTGACTGGATACGTCATGATTTCTCTGTCCGACCTTTCCCAACTGTTCGTCGCCGACGGCTGGCTCGGCGCCCTGGCCCAGGGCGCGCTGGTGTCCCTGCAGATTTCCGCCGGGGCCTTTGTGCTCGGCCTGGGCATCGGCCTGCTGGTGGCGATGATCAAGCTCAAGGGCCCGCGCTGGCTGGTAAAGCTGGCCAACGCCTACACCACCCTGTACCGGGCCATGCCCGAGCTGCTGCTGATTCTGCTGCTCTACTACGCCGGCACCGACCTGCTGAACATGGCCATGGCCGCCATGGACCGGCCGAGCGTCACGGTCAACGGTTTCATCGCCGCGGTGCTGGTGCTGGGCATCGTCCAGGGCGCCTATTCGGCGGAGATCATCCGGGGCGCGATCCAGGCCATTCCCTACGGTCAGATCGAAGCGGCCCGGGCCTACGGCATCGAACGCTGGCTGCTGGTACGGCGCATCCTGCTGCCGAGCATGCTGCCCTATGCCATGGCCGGGCTATCGAACCTGTGGCTGGTACTGGTCAAGGACAGCGCGCTGATCAGCATCGTCGGCTACAGCGAGCTGCTCTCGGTGGGCAAGCAGGCAGCCGGTTCCACCAAGCACTACCTGGTGTTCTACCTGGCGGTCGCAGCCTTCTACTTCGTCATCACCCTGGTGTCCGGCAGCGTGTTCCGCGTGCTCGAACGACGCACCAACCGCTGGCTGCCCCAGCACTAGGAGACTCGGATGGACTTTTCCTGGATCAACGGTTTTTCCAGCGAGCTGCTGCGCGGCCTGGGCATCACCCTCAAGCTCCTGCTGCTGAGCGGAATCTGCGGCTTTGCCCTGGCAGTAGTGGTGGGCCTGGGCCGGGTGTCGCGCAACCCTCTGATTCGTGCGCCGATGCAGTTCTACATCAGTGTGTTTCGCGGCACCCCGCTGCTGGTGCAGATCTACATCCTCTATTACGGGGTCGGCAGCCTGTTCGCCGCCTACCCGCCGATTCGCGGCAGCTTTCTCTGGCCCTACCTGCGCGAAGGTTTCTGGTATGTGGCCTTGGCCCTGACCCTGAGTGTCGGCGCCTACGTCGGCGAAGTGCTGCGTGGCGGCCTGCGGGCCGTGCCCCGAGGCGAGCTGGAAGCCGCTCGCGCCTATGGCATGGGCCACTGGCTGACCCTGCGCCGGGTGTGGCTGCCCCGGGCCCTGGAACTGGTGCGCCCGACCCTGGTGGGGGAATGCGTGCTGCTGCTCAAGGCCACTGCACTGGCGTCCACCGTGGCGGTCACCGACCTGCTGGGCGCGGCCAACCTGGTACGGGCCCAGACCCTGAAAGTCTACGAGCCGCTGCTGGCCGTGGCACTGATCTACATCGTCCTGGCCTTTGTCATCGAACATCTGTGCGCACGCCTAGGCAAGGTCCCCCAGCGTCAGGCCTGAACCCATTCATTGCGCGGGCAGCGAGGCCCGTGAGGAGAACAACATGCGTTACTCACCTTTCGTACAGCGCATCAGCGGCGAATCCGTCAGCGCCTGGGACATCCACTACGCGGCCATCGAGGCCCGTGGGCGCGGCGAAGACGTGATCGTGCTCAGCGTCGGTGACCCGGACTTCGCCACCGACGAGCGCATCAGCGCCGCCGCCAGTGCCGCCCTGGAGCAAGGCGACACCCACTACACCCACGTCCTCGGCCGCCCGGCCCTGCGTGAGGCCATCGCCGCCAAGCAGCGCCGCCTGCTGGGCATCGAGGTCAGCGCCGACAACGTGGCGCTGGTGGCGGGTGCGCAGAACGGCTTGTTCGCCACATCGCTGTGCCTGTTCAGCAGCGGCGACGAAGTGCTGGTGCCAGAACCCATGTACCTGACCTACGAGGCCTGCATCCACGCCTCGGGGGCGCAGATCGCCTGCGTCCAGCAGCCGGCGGCCAATGGCTTTCGCCTGACCGCCGCGGCCCTGGAAGCGGCGCTCACCGACAAGACTCGCGGCATTGCCCTGGCCACCCCGTGCAACCCCACCGGCAACGTCTACAGCCGTGAGGAGCTGGAAGCCGTGGCCGAGGTGGCGCGCAAGCATGACCTCTGGGTGATCTCCGACGAGGTCTACGGGCAACTGACCTACGACCGCGAACACCTGAGCATCGCTTCGCTGCCGGGCATGGCCGAGCGCACGGTAATCCTCAACAGCCTGTCGAAAACCCATGCCATGACCGGTTGGCGCGTGGGCTGGGTGATCGCCCCGCCGGCCCTGGTCGGGCATCTGGACAACCTCTTGCTGTGCATGCTCTACGGCCTGCCGGGGTTTATCCAGGAAGCCGCGCTCAAGGCCCTGGAGCTCGATGAAGAAGTGATCGGCAGCGCCCGCGAGGTCTATCGCCGGCGCCGCGACCTGGTGGTGGCGGGCCTCAAGCAGGTGCAACTGCTGGACTGCCGCGAGCCGGAAGCCGGGATGTTCATGCTGGTGGACGTACGCCGCACCGGCCTGTCGAGCATGGATTTCGCCTGGCAGCTGTTCCGCGCCACCGGGGTCTCGGTGCTCGACGCCCAGGCTTTCGGCGCCAGTGCCGAGGGCTTCGTGCGGATCTCCTTCACCGTCGCCGACGAGGTGCTCAAGGACGCCTGCCAGCGCATTGCCGGCTTTGTCGAAACCCTGGGCGCACAACGCTGAATGCATGACCCGGGCCGCCCAGCGGCCCTGGTACCTCCGACAAGAACACTGCTGCGCCTTACTTTTTTGCCCACCTTTGAAGGGCCCCCTGCTTGAGAGGTTGACCCCGTGACCGCTTCCGACCAATTCAACTCCACCCATAGCGCCGTCGATCAATACGCTGAACTGGTGCTGCACAACGGCCGGATGTACACCCTCGATCCGGCCCAGCCCTGGGCCGACGCCGTGGCCATCCGCCAGGGCAAGCTGATCGCGGTGGGCAGCCTCGCTTCCCTGGCCTCGCTGATCGGGCCCAATACCCGCCAGCACGATCTGGACGGGGCCTTCTGCATGCCCGGCCTGCATGACATGCACACCCACCCGGACCTGGCCCTGGCCCCGCGCTACGCCGACGACCTGGACGTGGGCATCGAAGACCCGACCCCGGAGCAACTGGCAGCCGCGATCCACGCCTATGCCGACAGCCATCCCGGCGACGGCTGGATCTACGGCCAGTACTGGGTGCGCTACACCTTCCGCGAAGCCGGGCTGACCCCGGGCCGCGAATGGCTCGACAGCGTCATGCCGCACCGCCCGGTAGCCCTGCTGGACCGCATGTGGGGGACCATGATGGTCAACTCCAAGGCCCTGGAACTGGCCGGCATCGACCGCCACACCAGCGACCCGCGCAACGGCTACCTGGAGCGCGACGAGCTGACCGGCGAACCCAACGGCTTGTTGATCGACGGTGCCTACGCCCTGATCCATGCCGCCATGCCGCCGACTCCGGTGTCGGTGCTGCGCCGCGCCTATCGCGATGGCGTGCACTTCCAGACCTCTCGCGGGGTCACCGCCACCAAGTACGTGCACGTCTGCGAAAACCGCCTGCAGGCCCTCAAGGAACTGGACGATGCCGGCGAGCTGACCCTGCGGGTGGAAGCCGCCATCAGTTGGCAGGACGACATCTTCCCGGTGCGCCGGCGCTGGGAACTGCTCAGTGGCGAGCGGCATTTCTATCGCAGCGCGCGCCTGAGTGCCAACGCGGTGAAGTTCCACTTCGATGGCACCGTGGAGCCCAAGTCTTCCTACCTGCTGACCCCCTGGCCGGAAGAGTCGAGCTGGCGCGGCAAGCTCAACCTGACCCCGGAACACATCACCGACATGGTGGTGGACATGGACAAGCGCGGCCTGCGGGTGATCGCCCACTGCACCGGCGACGGCGCCTCCGACGTGTTCCTCGATGCCGTGGCCGAGGCCCGGCGGCGCAACGGCAACAGCGGCATCCGTCACCAGTGCGCCCACAGCACCCTGCTGCACCCGGGCAACCTCAAGCGTTTCCAGGCCCTGGACGTGATCGCCGAGTTCTCTCCGGCAGCCTGGTACCCGACTCCGTTCGCCAGCGGCGCACGCTCCGGCTACGGCCAGGAACGCCTCAAGCGCATCTATGACTTCAAGGGCGTGCTGGCAGCTGGTGGCATCGCGGTGTTCGGCACCGACTGGCCGGTGGCGTCCATCGATCCATGGCTGGCCCTGGAAACCATGGTCACCCGGCAGAACCCGTGGAACCAGGAACCTGACACCTTCGGTGACCCCATCAGCCTGGAACAGGCCCTGCAAGTAGCGACCCTCAACGGCGCCCACGCTATGGGCCTGGAGCACCTGACCGGCAGCCTGGAGGCCGGCAAGTCGGCGGACCTGATCGTCCTCGACCGCGACCTGTTCGCCCAGGACGCACGCAACTACATCCACCACACCCAGGTGCAACTGACCTTCGTCGAGGGGCAACTGGTCTACGACCGCCAGGGCACCTTCAGCGACACCCCGCTGCAAGCGGTGTGGGAAGGCCTGCCACCGGTGATCGAGGGCAAGGAATAATGAACAGCACCCCGAGCATCCCGGTAACCGTGGTTGCAGGCTTTCTCGGCGCCGGCAAGACCACCCTGCTCAACCGCATGGTGCAACGCGCCGACAGCGGCCGGCTGGCGGTGATCGTCAACGATTTCGGCGAGCTGAACATCGATGCGGCGATCATCGCCGAGGTCACCGACGCGGTGTACAGCCTGCAGAACGGCTGCATCTGCTGCACCGTGCAGGAGGACCTGCTGGCGCAACTGGTGAGCCTGTCCAAGCTGCGCCCGGCCCTGGAGCGAATTGTCATCGAGTGCAGCGGCGTCTCCGACCCGCAGCGCATCGTGCAGACCATCGGCTACCCGCAACTGCGCAACCGCCTGCACCTGGACGCGGTGATCACCCTGGTGGATGCCAGCGGCTACCAGGACCTGGAAGGGGAAATGGCCCGCCTGTCCCGAGCCCAGGTGGCCTGCGCCGACTGGGTGCTGCTGAACAAGGCCGACCTGGTGAGCGCCGAGCAATTGCAGAGCATCCGCGCCAGCCTCGGCAATCGCGCCCCGGTATTCGACACGGTGCAGGCCGAGCTGCCCCCCGAGCTGCTGCTGGCGCCGCCGGTGCGCTCCACCGAAGTGCTGTTCAAGGCCCTGCCCCAGGCCCACGACCAGTTGTTCGAAAGCTGGGTGTGGAAAAGCTCGCGACCGCTGCAGCCCAAGGCTTTGCGGGACTGGCTGGCGCGCCTGCCAGCCGACCTGCTGCGCCTCAAGGGCCTGGTGCGCCTTGAAGGCAATGAACAACCTTATTGGTTGCAGCATGTGGGCAACCGCAGCCAGTTCACCCTGGCCGCCGATCAGCCCACCGAGCATGCCGCGCAATTGGTATTCATCGCCCGCCGAGGCAGCGATCTGCGCCAGGAACTGGAGGCTGGGGTCAGCGATACACAAGTGCTTTGAACGACAGGGAATCTGTGGCGCGAAGGCCGGTCTGAAAGAGGCGCGGCTGCCGGGCCGTCGCTTGGTCCGTGACAATAGGGCCCGGGTCCAATAGATTAGGCGCCCCCGAAAATCCCCCTGGGCCTTTCGCGCCTCAAACCTGTTAAACCAAGTAGTGGATGTTCAATGCCTGATTCCAACACCGAAGAATCCGTAGTCGCCCTGTCCAACAAGGCCGAATACGAAAACGCCATTCATCTTTCACAACACGTGTCCCAGGCCAAGACTATCAGCGAGATGGTGCTCGACGCCTTCCACACCTCGAAAGAAAGTGACCAGATTCGCGAACTGCGCGCAGCGATTCGCCAGGCCCACGACCGCTTTGACGACGACACCGCCTATGAACTCATGGGCCAGCTCAAGCAGCTCAAAGACGCCGAGGCCGCCGACCTGGCCGCCCTGGAAGACCTGAGCAAGAAATTCCCCATCAGCCGGATTCTCTCCAGCTACAAGGACGATCCGGACTTCCAGGAGCTGGTCTACGGCCTGGCCCTGAAGGTGCTGAACCAGACCCACCAGGCCATCAGCAACCCCAGCGGCGGCAAGAGCAAGGCGCGTCCGAAGAAGGAAATGGAAGTGTTCGCCATCAGCAAGGACGGCGTCAGCGTCACCCTGCCGATGCGCCCGCGCTCCAAGGCCAACGTCGACCGTGAAGCCTT
The DNA window shown above is from Pseudomonas protegens CHA0 and carries:
- a CDS encoding transporter substrate-binding domain-containing protein; this encodes MKNLLKVLATGCLFSALASHAVAADKIVFGIALEPYPPFSMKSGNGDWSGFEPELIKALCDRMQAQCPLKEVAWDGLIPALQSSQIDAILNSLSITDEREKVIDFSAPYYQTPAMWVADQSLELVTTPEGLKGKLIGVQGSTSNATFAKTYYGKTSTLRYYTTQDDMIADLQSGRIDVMLADALTIEPILKTAAGAGLADKGLAPKDPLFGSGIGVGLRKGDSALQQRINTALASLKADGTYDKIRSRYFSVDISAN
- a CDS encoding ABC transporter permease, which encodes MISLSDLSQLFVADGWLGALAQGALVSLQISAGAFVLGLGIGLLVAMIKLKGPRWLVKLANAYTTLYRAMPELLLILLLYYAGTDLLNMAMAAMDRPSVTVNGFIAAVLVLGIVQGAYSAEIIRGAIQAIPYGQIEAARAYGIERWLLVRRILLPSMLPYAMAGLSNLWLVLVKDSALISIVGYSELLSVGKQAAGSTKHYLVFYLAVAAFYFVITLVSGSVFRVLERRTNRWLPQH
- a CDS encoding ABC transporter permease, whose protein sequence is MDFSWINGFSSELLRGLGITLKLLLLSGICGFALAVVVGLGRVSRNPLIRAPMQFYISVFRGTPLLVQIYILYYGVGSLFAAYPPIRGSFLWPYLREGFWYVALALTLSVGAYVGEVLRGGLRAVPRGELEAARAYGMGHWLTLRRVWLPRALELVRPTLVGECVLLLKATALASTVAVTDLLGAANLVRAQTLKVYEPLLAVALIYIVLAFVIEHLCARLGKVPQRQA
- a CDS encoding pyridoxal phosphate-dependent aminotransferase; its protein translation is MRYSPFVQRISGESVSAWDIHYAAIEARGRGEDVIVLSVGDPDFATDERISAAASAALEQGDTHYTHVLGRPALREAIAAKQRRLLGIEVSADNVALVAGAQNGLFATSLCLFSSGDEVLVPEPMYLTYEACIHASGAQIACVQQPAANGFRLTAAALEAALTDKTRGIALATPCNPTGNVYSREELEAVAEVARKHDLWVISDEVYGQLTYDREHLSIASLPGMAERTVILNSLSKTHAMTGWRVGWVIAPPALVGHLDNLLLCMLYGLPGFIQEAALKALELDEEVIGSAREVYRRRRDLVVAGLKQVQLLDCREPEAGMFMLVDVRRTGLSSMDFAWQLFRATGVSVLDAQAFGASAEGFVRISFTVADEVLKDACQRIAGFVETLGAQR
- a CDS encoding amidohydrolase, with amino-acid sequence MTASDQFNSTHSAVDQYAELVLHNGRMYTLDPAQPWADAVAIRQGKLIAVGSLASLASLIGPNTRQHDLDGAFCMPGLHDMHTHPDLALAPRYADDLDVGIEDPTPEQLAAAIHAYADSHPGDGWIYGQYWVRYTFREAGLTPGREWLDSVMPHRPVALLDRMWGTMMVNSKALELAGIDRHTSDPRNGYLERDELTGEPNGLLIDGAYALIHAAMPPTPVSVLRRAYRDGVHFQTSRGVTATKYVHVCENRLQALKELDDAGELTLRVEAAISWQDDIFPVRRRWELLSGERHFYRSARLSANAVKFHFDGTVEPKSSYLLTPWPEESSWRGKLNLTPEHITDMVVDMDKRGLRVIAHCTGDGASDVFLDAVAEARRRNGNSGIRHQCAHSTLLHPGNLKRFQALDVIAEFSPAAWYPTPFASGARSGYGQERLKRIYDFKGVLAAGGIAVFGTDWPVASIDPWLALETMVTRQNPWNQEPDTFGDPISLEQALQVATLNGAHAMGLEHLTGSLEAGKSADLIVLDRDLFAQDARNYIHHTQVQLTFVEGQLVYDRQGTFSDTPLQAVWEGLPPVIEGKE
- a CDS encoding CobW family GTP-binding protein, which translates into the protein MNSTPSIPVTVVAGFLGAGKTTLLNRMVQRADSGRLAVIVNDFGELNIDAAIIAEVTDAVYSLQNGCICCTVQEDLLAQLVSLSKLRPALERIVIECSGVSDPQRIVQTIGYPQLRNRLHLDAVITLVDASGYQDLEGEMARLSRAQVACADWVLLNKADLVSAEQLQSIRASLGNRAPVFDTVQAELPPELLLAPPVRSTEVLFKALPQAHDQLFESWVWKSSRPLQPKALRDWLARLPADLLRLKGLVRLEGNEQPYWLQHVGNRSQFTLAADQPTEHAAQLVFIARRGSDLRQELEAGVSDTQVL